The following nucleotide sequence is from Leopardus geoffroyi isolate Oge1 chromosome A1, O.geoffroyi_Oge1_pat1.0, whole genome shotgun sequence.
GTGAGGAGGTCGTCATGGCGATGCGGCCCCACAGCGCGCACGCCCGCTGCGGTTGGCATGGAAGCGGCCCCCGCGGGGCCCGGGAGCGCCGCTGATTGGCCGCTTCAACAgacgcgggggagggggggttgaaAGTAATTAGCGCTGAgcgccccggccgccgccgctgGGAGGCCAGCGCCCCCGCTGGAATCTATTAACACCTCtgtccctcccgcccccgccccgcccccgccccgccccctccggcgGCCCCTCATTCCCAATCCTCGTGTGCACTTGCTAATTGTTCGAGATTTATATAAAGATATAGAGCTGAGAAGAGCAAGGCCCTCTGTGGGTTCCAAGCAGGTTTTGGGGCCTTCTATCTGGTGGAAGGAGGGCCGCGGAGGAGAACCCTGCTGGTCATTTGGGAAGGGGACGTACTTTCCCGCAGTGATGTATCCTGGGTCTTTTGTTtgcagggaggtgggtgtggtGCGGGATAAGATAAGCATAGCAGTCGGGAGAGACTCGAAGATTCGAGCTTGTGGTTTCAGACTCCCGATTAACGTGGCGTTTAGTATCCTGGCTCGGAGGTTTGTCAGGATTAATCTCTCCCTCCAGCCGTCACACCAGGTCTTGGAAGAAAGCCTTGAGAGATTCAAATCACTGTTTTGTTTCAAGGCAGCTTTGATCACTTCCATCGTGGCTCACGCTTTTCTTTTCAGCCCTAATAATTGTAGGGAAAATCATATATCTTAGTGCTCTCCCTCCTAGATATTCACTGCATGCGTTGGAGCCCAAGGTGGAATAGGTTACTAACCGTTggcttgtctgtttctccttctctagCTGCACCCCGTGGAGACCGAGGGTATGCATTGCAGCGGCTCCAAAAGCGGAGTAGCCCTAGTTCCACTGTCTCGAGGTCCTGATGGCTGTCAGATGGTAACCAGAGCCCAGCTTGGCCAGGATCCCCCACAAAGAACAGTGCTAGGGGTGCTAACTGAGAATGGACAGTACAGGAGGTCCTGTGGCCAGGTAATGACTGAGAACTGCTGTGGAAGCTGGTTGTTGAGAAGGGCTATTACATCATGGTGGGAGGTGGGTTTTTCTTGCAGTTTTACCAACAAATACCCATGAGTATTCCAGCCCTGGAATCTGGACGATAGGGACATTGATTTTGTTAAAGATCACTTTGGTCCCCTTTCCAACCAGAAatagtgaattattttattatttttctaatatcaaGGAAATAGCTCTAGGAACTGTTTGAATCTTTTAAGTATACGTAAAGCCATTTAAGCACTGGGCTAAGAGGAAACATTGATGCaccaaaataaattatggaaCTGGGGTTCCTCCAGATCAGAGTGGTGTTCAGACTGACATAGGTTGTGCCTGAGGCAATCCTGAAAAATCTTTGCTGTGTTCATTGGAGATGGTGCTAGAATCCGGATGGGATAAGGCTAGGTGAAATTACTTCAAAAAGTGTGCCCTGCCATCTGCATCCTACTGTATGACTTATGTGTCCCTGATCTTATGCAAGGTGaactcccctccactcccccaaCATGTGCAGTATACCTTATGCCCTCTTGCCTCTTCTAGGATGTCATTCCAGcaattcctctttctctcctcagtCTTGTCTACTCGGTTAAACTCAAGCATACAAatatactgtaatttttttccatcttaaccTTTCAACTTCACAGCTCTTTGTAGTGACTACCCATGTTATAGCAATAATTCTTGACTTTGTCTATCCTGCTAGACTATAAACTCCAACAGGAGGAGGATTAGGATATCAGGGTCACTTGTTCTCTTTTGACTCAGTTCTTAGTCCTGTCCTTACTTGACTGATCTGGCAACGTTTGACAtagttgatttttctttatttcttgaggTAATTTCTTCTCACTCCGCCTGGGGAACACCACTCTCTCCTTGTTGTCTACGTAGGTCATTGGCTGTTCAGCCCCAATATCCtgtttcttctttatccaatctCTAAAAGAATACTCAGGGCTTGGTATTTGATCTGAATCTGCAATGTACTCCCTAAGCAGTCTCTCAAGCCTGTTAGCATTAAGTACCATCTGTCTGTTGATGACGGATACTTTTATCTCTGGTCTGGACCTCTTAGCTATATTACAGGCTCACGTATTTAGTAGCCTGCTTGACATCTTCTCTTGGACCATGTAATAGACATCTCAAATTTGTGCAAAACCAAACACTAACCCTAGCCCCAAATAACTGTTCCAAAAGTCTTCCTCATCTCAGTAAATGGAATATCCATCCTTCCTATTATTCAGCACCAAAACCTTTGTCATCTTTGACTCTTTTTCTCCCACCTCACATCAGATTTTCTGGGAAAATAATATTggctcctttttaaaatgtctggaaTCTCTTTACCTCTTAATCTTTACTGCTGTTAACACTGGTTCAGATCCCTCTTGTGTCTCACTGAGAATTTGCAACTTTCATAACTGGTCATCTTACTCATCTTACTTGTTCTCTGTACATATACACAGCCAGGGTGATCGTATTAAAACAAATCAGATGATACCACTCCTCTGCCCAGTGGcttctccagtggcttcccaccTCTGAGTAGCAGACAGTCTTAAATGGTCTGTGGTAAGGCCGACCTGAtctggcttctcttttctttctgactttgtGACCTACACTACTCTCTTTCTCACCCTGCCCTTTGCTGCTCTTTGCTCTTTGTCTGCTCTTTGCTGTGTCTCTAAGACATACTTGAACATCCAGGCATTTacccatgctgttccctctgctcagAATGCACTTCCCCCCTGTATTTGTGTGACTTACTCCCTTACCTCATTCATATCTTTGCTCAATTCTGTCTTCTTCATTAGGACCTTCCATGATCACACTGTTTAAAATGGCAAGGACTCTCTTTTTGCTGTGTTCTTCTCCTCCAAAGCACTTAACACTATCCAGTGTAATAGATCTTGTCTTATCTTTACCTATCCTCTGAGCTAGAGTATGAACTCCATGAGGGCAAACCTTCTTGaacattttgttcactgctaaaTTCTGggcacctagaacagtgtctggtacatagtagatgatcagtaaatatttatttaatgaatatatgtCTCATCCCACATACATATATCTTTGAGCAAAAGTCAAACTTGGTAGTAACTTGGAATCATGGTTCTAGTAACTTATGATTTTGGTCCTTTATATATTCCGTTATTTCTTTTCTAGTACTATcttaaggagttttttttttttttttcttactagaaATAAGCCAGATATTTAATTTGCTAGATATAAGGGAAAGTTATGGAAAACACATCCTAACTTGAAAGTAGCCTCTAAAGGAAACACCAAGAttaattataaacaataaaatgttaatacaGTAGCTAGACctaacattttcataaatataacTCAGATTCATAAACCTTGCCCACCTACCCTGGTTCAGCTGCATTCAGGCCTTCCTGCATGACTCACGGTAACGTGCTTGTTCATGGAGGTTTGTACGCTGCAATGCTACAGGGATAAAGAAAAGGGATTGAGAGATAGATTTCCCCGAGGTAATTACATTACATTATGTCATACAAAAGATTCTATGGCTTTGTAAGAGAAGTTAGTAGTATGAGTTTCTAAAATGATCATGTTTCTAAATAACAGGGTATAAAATGGGAACTTTAGAGGAGCTTACTGACTAAAAGCTATTTAAGGAGGAAGACTACAGGAACTCAGTGACTGTGTGTGAGAGCTTTGCTGGTACTTACGAAATCCCATAAAGCTACAAGTATGAAAGGCAATTAACAATCCCCTTCTCCCCTTGTAATACCTATTTCATTTTGGAGGAAAGCTAtgctttcccttttttctatAATCTTGAGTCCCCTTTGATAAATACGTGAGGAAGATGACAAATTACAGGTAGCTCTTTTCCCAAATGTCAGATGTAGACAAAGATAAGGGAGAAGTCATACTTTCGAAGcttcattttctgaaattaaattgCAGACCTAGATATTTCAATTTAAGCCTCCTTTCATCTTCCCAGCCTCCTGGTTTGAGTCACACAGGCTTACATCACCTATACAATCTTTGGGGTGACCTCTGATAAAAAAACTTAACTCTCTTCTAGGGGATTACAACAATCAGGTGTTTCTCTGGATCAGAAAATGTCATCCCTCCAGCTGGAAAGAAAGTGCTTGCTGACTGCGGGGGCCAGGTGCCAGCCAAGCAAGGATTTGATATCTACATGGATGAGCCTGAGCAGGGGGACGGAGACAGCTGCACAGGGAGACAGGGGATGGCATTTGAGGATGTGTATGAGGTAGATACCAGCACACTCCAGTCAGACCTTCACTTCCTGCTGGATTTTAGCACAGGTAATCTGACTCACCTAAGGCCGATGGTACCCCGTGTTCATAATTGCCTACAGCATTCAATAGCATGTAACTAGCAGGAGAAATCCATGATGTAATGACTTATTTTCACAACTGCTTGTGGAGGGTTAGTGGttggaatgaatttttaaattcaatgtcTTACCTGATAATGTTGAACCCCCACAGTTTCCCCTATGCTGGTAGATTCATCTCTCCATTCCCAGTCTGAAGATGCATCAGATTTTGGTACAGATGTGATAAATGTGACTGAATATGCTGAAGAAATTCATCAGTACCTTAGAGAAGCTGAAGTGagttttccaaattctatttcaATTTCCAGCAcccaaaacatttaataataagaTAGTTATAAACTCTTGGCCATAACCATTAGTGAGGAGCATTCTTATGACATCTAAACATAGGAAGATCTATGAAAAATAACAGTTGTGAGGCGAGTAGCAATTACCTGGACTATTTCTCCATGATTCAGAGGGGTTGTACATTAAGTATTTCACTCTTAGTAATAAGCCATATTGCTATTTCCACCCCTCCTTTAAGTTATTTGTTATCTAATTGGATTACATACTTTTTTCCATAGTAAAGATTTCTTTGGCTCTTGATCAGTGTCTTCTTAACCTTTGCTCACGAGATTCTTTTTTGAAATAGCAACTGTGCTGTGGAGTGATCTTTATGATAGGGCAACGATTTAAGTGTCAAAACTCTTTTTCCACACAGATAAGACACAGGCCCAAAGCACACTACTTGAGGAAGCAACCAGACATCACAGAAGGCATGCGAACAATTCTGGTGGACTGGCTGGTTGAGGTCGGCGAGGAGTATAAGCTTCGAGCAGAGACTCTCTACCTGGCCGTCAACTTCCTGGACAGGTTTCTTTCGTGCATGTCTGTTCTGAGAGGGAAATTGCAGCTTGTGGGAACGGCAGCTATTCTTCTGGCTTCGTAAGTGTTCTTTCAGCTTAATGTAAGACTGCAGCCTGTCAAAACGCttgattctgtttcccttttattGAGGAAATGCAGTGCTTTATAACTAAAGCTTACTCATACCTCCTTGATAAAGTATCATCATTTTTGCAGTATTTACTGACAAACTGAATCTTAACACACTTTCACTCTTCAAATCAGGTATTTAAGATTATAGCAACAAGGTCAGTATCATGACTGAGGCAGCCATCAGCTCAGATTCAAGATCCAATTTAACTTTTGCAGGGTGGTCTTTTGACTGCATtctaatacaaaaatattttggttatatAAAAGATTTTGGTTATAGAAAAGCCATCTTCAGGATCTAGCAAATGGTAATAGCACAGTTTATTTGGTTACAATTTCAGCTTGTTCCTGTTACTATCAGTCATTCATAATAATAGCTCATTGTGTACAAAAAAGAGCTGGCTTGTGGCTGAGCTGCCTTTAATTAAGTGACCTGTGGTGGATGGTAGTTTCTTCTATCTTTTTGTCTCAGATATTCTAGTTAATATGCCTAGAAACTTGCCAAAATTCCCCtacagaaagcagaaacaaaaacaaaagttggtaataatgaaattatatcattattttattcttggatACATAGCCTCACTTGCTAATTCATTAGGGAATTTTGAACATGATCTTTTTAAAGACCTAAGTTCTAAGGAATTTTTGTTCAACTGTTGTGTTCAATATAACATTCTTTCCCACAAGATGAGTGAGTGAGGTCTCTAGAATTAAGATGAatttatctgtgtgtctgtcatTCGGAATCTTTCAGCCTATCAGAGGCCAAAACCTAAAAGCCTCAGTTGGAAATTGTTTCTGTTACTATTCCTAGCGATAAGTACAACATTAATACTCACGTTCTGGTTCTGGCACCAAGCTCCTAATATTTTCCAGGCCAGTACCATTTAGTGATACTTAAGTGGGTATGCGGATAAAAAGTAAAGAAGTCTGCGAGGGCCACACAAGAGGCATGGTGGTGAGAATGCAGGTTCCAAGCTTTACTTCCAAAAACTCTCTACCTTTCACaggaaatatgaagaaatatatCCACCTGAAGTAGACGAGTTTGTCTATATAACTGATGACACTTACACAAAACGACAACTGTTAAGGATGGAACACCTGCTCCTGAAAGTCCTAGCTTTTGATCTGACCGTGCCAACCACTAACCAGTTTCTCCTCCAGTACTTAAGGAGACAAGGAGTGTGCGTCAGGACTGAAAATTTGGCCAAGGTAGGCCACGTGACTTCCAGGAACTTAGGAGCCAAGGAGAGTAAAAAGTAGTCTTTCCTGATCATCCTTcagttcttccttcctttgtagTTCTTTGTCTCGGGCACAGAAAAACTCTTTAGGAATGCAAGAGAGCTAATCTTAGGACCATGATTTGTGGTTCCAAGACATTATGGTTGATCACGTTTGGTAGGCATGGATTGTCTAATCACCCAACTCTTAAAGAAATTCAAGTTTGGAAGCTGTTCCCTTGTCGGATACAGACCACACGCGAGCAATACCTCTTCTTAGGTTTACAGAATGGGAACAAAGTAAATGCGGTTTTTATTTGGCTCTAATCTTATCCTGACGTATTAAGTGATGAAGCATTATTTGGTCATCTGAGGTTATAGTACTTGAGTTGAAGGCACTGAAGTATTGATTTAGAAAACTTGCGTTCTAACCACGATACTATGAGCTAGTATATCCGGTATGTATATGCTATGCAAAAAGTAATATGGGTACGTGTAAGTTTCACAGTATGTTTCTTCTAATCTAACAAGTTCTCAGAGGTACTGTTCTAGCCTCTGAACTGAATGCATTTGCCTGACAAATTAATAGCTTCAATATGGTTGTGTTTTTCCCATTGGCCAAAGACTCTTCCACACTAGTGGCCAGAACAGTGCTACTTTACCTGACTAGCATAAGTCTGTAGTACTAGTATAAGATAAGTTAATCTATGATACATAATGTGCAAGTGGACCAAATACTTGTATACTGACATTTACTACAACATAAATGTTATTCCGGTTATGGACAGACATAGCAATTATTAACTTGAATAATTAATAAAGTGAATAATTTTGAGCATCTGTTTTTGTCTGCTCATCATTAGATACAGGATGAACAAAGATAAGACGATTGTTTTTCCCTTGACATTTCTAGGTTTACGTGTAACCTTAGTCACATTTCTAATTccattgggattttctctcttgtgCTTAGTATGTAGCAGAACTGAGTCTACTTGAAGCTGACCCATTCTTGAAATATCTTCCTTCATTGATAGCTGCAGCAGCATATTGCCTGGCAAACTATACTGTGAACAGGCACTTCTGGGTAAGATTCTACTTCTTTCTAGATGAGATTCAAGGCCTATGTAAAAATCTGTTCAGTAACTCCCAAGGCTTAGAGTGAGGGAGAGTTGGTTTAATAAGGAACTGGTTGTCTTGCCAGCAGATTCCAATATGCCACTGAGTCCTACAGGTCAGCCTTTATGACTTTGACTCAGTGACTTGGAGTAGAGATTGCAGGAAGTCAAGGAGATGGTGTTGGCATGCTTATTGAAAAGAAGCAGGCCTGGAAACCCCAATGCCCCCCTCATACAAGGTGAGCAAAAGTTGTTGACTTTTCCCCTCTGTGTAAAACAACCTGGATCCACTTAGGATGGTCAGAAGGTTGCAGCAAGTTTTCAAGGAAACAGGGCAGTTAGTATTGCCTCTCGGTCCAAGAAGAGGCAAGATTGAAAATGGATCCCTTGATTTGCTTCTGAAGGCTTCCTTTTGTGTTGAAAGAAGTGGTGTGTCTACTTTTACTTTCTAGAATACTTATTTACTATCCTACTTTTCACTAAGAATCTTTCATATTCTATGTAAATATGGTGTCTGGTAAGTAGAGGCTCTTTAGGGACCAGTAAAAATCCTGCTCATGAGGGAATAGGTCAAAGTAACTTGTCCCAAACCGagcattataaataatataaaatgagcAAATTGAGAACTCTGACTGttcttcctaatattttttttctaaagtcacTGAAGGAGGATTACAGTTTCTTTTGAGACGAATGTGGATACTTCCTAAGTGATCAATTTCCTTTATTTCACAGTTTTATCTTCAGCTTTCTGATAATCTTATGAAGTTATATGatgcagttttttcttttgtcttgattAGCCAGAAACCCTGGCTGCATTTACAGGCTATTCATTAAATGAAATTGTGCCTTGCCTGAGTGAGCTACATAAAGCATGCCTCGATATACCCCATCGACCTCAGCAAGCAATTAGGGAGAAGTATAAGGCTTCAAAGTAAGTTTCTGAGATTTTCTTATCTGGGCTTACTGATTTAAAGCTTTAATAGGTTATAGGAATgtcagaattaaaaatagaacaagtCGGATC
It contains:
- the CCNA1 gene encoding cyclin-A1 isoform X2; its protein translation is MHCSGSKSGVALVPLSRGPDGCQMVTRAQLGQDPPQRTVLGVLTENGQYRRSCGQGITTIRCFSGSENVIPPAGKKVLADCGGQVPAKQGFDIYMDEPEQGDGDSCTGRQGMAFEDVYEVDTSTLQSDLHFLLDFSTVSPMLVDSSLHSQSEDASDFGTDVINVTEYAEEIHQYLREAEIRHRPKAHYLRKQPDITEGMRTILVDWLVEVGEEYKLRAETLYLAVNFLDRFLSCMSVLRGKLQLVGTAAILLASKYEEIYPPEVDEFVYITDDTYTKRQLLRMEHLLLKVLAFDLTVPTTNQFLLQYLRRQGVCVRTENLAKPETLAAFTGYSLNEIVPCLSELHKACLDIPHRPQQAIREKYKASKYMHVSLMEPPAVLPLQ
- the CCNA1 gene encoding cyclin-A1 isoform X1 — protein: MHCSGSKSGVALVPLSRGPDGCQMVTRAQLGQDPPQRTVLGVLTENGQYRRSCGQGITTIRCFSGSENVIPPAGKKVLADCGGQVPAKQGFDIYMDEPEQGDGDSCTGRQGMAFEDVYEVDTSTLQSDLHFLLDFSTVSPMLVDSSLHSQSEDASDFGTDVINVTEYAEEIHQYLREAEIRHRPKAHYLRKQPDITEGMRTILVDWLVEVGEEYKLRAETLYLAVNFLDRFLSCMSVLRGKLQLVGTAAILLASKYEEIYPPEVDEFVYITDDTYTKRQLLRMEHLLLKVLAFDLTVPTTNQFLLQYLRRQGVCVRTENLAKYVAELSLLEADPFLKYLPSLIAAAAYCLANYTVNRHFWPETLAAFTGYSLNEIVPCLSELHKACLDIPHRPQQAIREKYKASKYMHVSLMEPPAVLPLQ